ACTATGTCCCGGACAGTCTATTTTTATGATACGACGCTGCGCGATGGCGAGCAGACCCCGTTCGTGGTATTTTCAGTCGAACAGAAGCTGCGGATCGCGCGTCAGTTGGCAGAACTTGGTATTGACATTATTGAAGTTGGTTTTCCCGCCGCTTCAGAAACGGAATTGCAGGCTGTCTCACGAGTTGCAGATGAAGTCCAGGGACCCGTAATTGCCGGCCTAGCACGGTGTCGAAGTGGTGATATAGAGATCACGGCCAAGGCCTGTGAGAAAGCTGACAAAGCCAGAATTTCCATAGTCTTACCAATATCAGATCGACATTTGACGGCATCACTCAAGCTAAGTCGTTCGCAAGCCGAGACTCAGATTGGGGATTCGATCAGGCATGCCCGGAAATTTCTTGATGATATTGAATTTATAGCTACGGATGCGACTCGCACAGGCGAATCGGAATTGTTTTCGTGCCTGAAGGTGGCGGCGGAGGCGGGTGCAACAACCCTGGTGGTCGCGGATACCGTTGGCTGTGGGTTACCCGAGGGGATGAAGTCACTCTTCGAGAGGCTTCGGGCGGCCTTTCCTTTGTCAGTGAGGCTTGGCATTCATTGCCACAATGACTTCGGATTGGCCACTGCGAATTCCGTGGCCGCACTCGAAGGAGGCGCGGATCAGGTCGAGGGCACAATTAATGGACTTGGTGAAAGAGCAGGAAACACAGCACTTGAGGAAGTTGCCATGATCCTGAAATATCATCAGAATTCCATGAACCTCACATCAAACATGAGAACTGAGCGGATATTGGAAACTTCCCGGCTTGTTCGAGAAGTTTCAGGAGTAATGGTTCAGCCGAACAAGGCGCTTGTCGGACAGAATGCCTTTTTACATGCCGCGGGAATGCACCAGCAGGCCATGCTTGCTGACCCGCTGACTTTTGAACCCTTCGGGCCGGAGAGTGTGGGCGGAGATTCAGCACTGGAGGATCGGATAATTTTTGGTAAGTTTTTAGGAAAGAATGGCTTACGAAAACTTTTGGAGCTTGATGGCATCAAACTGTCTGACGAGGCGCTTGAAGCTCTTGTCGGGAGGATACGTGCGGCCATAGAACGCCGCGAAACCGTAACCCGCCGGAGGATGCTTGAATGGGCGAGGGGGTAATCTCTTGCAAACCCGCTTGATAGATGTTATCTTAAAGATTACGAAACGAATGATCGAGCCAATAGATTAACACCGGAGATGAGCACCATGAAAAAACGCATATGGCTCGCGCCGCTTTGCGCATTGCTTTTAGCCGTTGGGAGCGCTCACGCGTTCACCGTCGGTCAGGAAGCACCCGATTTCACCTTGACGGATTCCTGGGGAGGAAGCCACACACTGAGCGAGTATCGCGGCAGCGTCGTTGTCCTGATGTTCTTCGGCCACACCTGAAGTACCTGTCGTGCCCAGGATGGGCAGATGGAAGCAGGAGTGCATCAATACTATCAGGGTCAGCCGGTCGTCACCTTAGGTTTGGATACCTATAACGGCTCACCGGCGGCAGTTGAAGTGTTTCGCGATGTCACCGGAGTGACGTTCCCGTTGCTGACGATGGGGGCAAGTTACGCGAATGCAAATCAAGGCGCGTTTCGCAAAGTGGTGATTGATGCGGATGGTATTGTCCGATACGTTTCACAGCCTTATCAGTTGAATATCACCACGATTCGTTCGCATGTGGACCAGTGGTTGCCGCTTGACGAGCCGACATTCACGTTTGAGATGCGTGACACGCTCATTACCTACACAAACGGCTTTGACTACTACGTCTTTCACGGTGTGATTGACAATCTGCTCAATGAAGAGCGCCAGCTTCAGATAACCCTGTCACAGGTCAATGTTCCAGATCCGTTGCGGGGCTATTCGGTCTGCACGTTCCGCGGCTGCTACCCGCCCGATTCCGGAATTGTGGACATTCTTGAAACCTATGACGCGATGGCGCACGACACCGGAGCGGCAGTTTACATCTATAATCTGGCCATCAATCCTGAAACAGGTTATATGGACACGTCAACCATCGTCGGGAACTACACGATTCGCGTGACGGTGACCAATCCGGAGGATGCCGAAGAGGTGATTGCCTACGACCTCCATCTTGAACAGGGCAGCGGAGTTGCTCCGCGCATCGAGCCGGTACCGCTGTCTTCACAACTGATTCGCAACTATCCGAATCCGTTCAATCCCGAGACCACGATTCAATTTGTGGTCAGCAACCCAGGCGCGGTGGAGCTGAATGTCTTCAACATGCTCGGCCAGAATGTCGCAACACTGATTAACTCCCCGTTCATGGCGAGCGGTAACTACAGCGCGAACTGGCGCGCCGTGAATGCACAGGGCTTGCCGCTTCCGTCCGGAAGTTATCTGCTCGAACTGAACAATTCCGGTCTGCGCGCTGTGCATAAGGTTGTGCTGGCCCGGTAAATCCAGGATTCTTTGAATACAGTCTAAATGAAACAGGGTGCGACCGTGCACCCTGTTTTCATTACGAAGAGAAAATTATGTCTGAACAGAAACTCCCCACTGCTTACGATGTGCTCGATGCCGCTCAAGTTCTGAAGGGCGTCGCGCACAAGACTCCCGTTCATACGTCGCGCACGCTTGATGCCAGAAGCGGAGCCAATGTCTTTCTCAAATGCGAAAACTTCCAGCGTGTCGGCGCATTCAAGTTTCGCGGCGCCTACAACGCGATGTCGCGTCTGACCTTTGAAGAGAAAAAGTGCGGCGTCATCACCCACTCCTCAGGCAATCATGCGCAGGCGGTGGCGCTCGTGGGAGCATTGTTGAATATCAAGACAGTTATCGTGATGCCGCAGGATGCGCCGCCGATCAAACTTGCAGCGACAAAAGGGTACGGCGCGGAAGTGGTGCTCTATGATCCGAAGGAGCGCACACGCGAAGAAATTTCGCACGAGCTGAAAGAGAAACACGGCTACGTGCTGATTCCACCATACGATCATCCGCATATCATCGCCGGACAGGGTACAGCGGCGCTCGAATTGCTCACAGATTATCCGGACATCGAATTGTTGCTTGTCCCTTGCGGCGGCGGCGGATTGTTATCAGGCAGCGCGCTTGCGGCCAAGCATGTCAATCCGAATTGCAAAGTTGTCGGTGTCGAGCCTGAAGTGGCCAACGATGCAACATTGTCCTGGCGCACGGGCACGCTCCACACGGTGAAAAATCCGCCGACGATTGCCGATGGCACGCGCACGCCATCTTTAGGCAAACTCACGTTTCCGTTGGTGCGGGCGAACGTTGACGAGTTTGCCAACGTCATCGAAGCAAAAATAATCGAAGCCACAAAATTTCTGTTTGAAAGAATGAAGCTTGTCGTCGAACCGAGCGGCGCGCTCGGTGTGGCCGCATTGCTTTCCGGTTTCCCCACTCCCGACCGCGTTGGGGTTATCATCAGCGGTGGAAATTTGGATCCCTCAGTTTTGATCTAGGGGTGGACGACAATCCGCCTGCGAAATGAATGACCGAAGTAAAACGCCCCGCTCAACCGAGCGGGGCGATTCATTTCTGGTCTTCCCCAAAATCTGTCTGCAGACTTGGAGGGATCAAGGGGGGGTTCAGGAGTCCGCCAGAATCTGAAAACTACCGACGGCCTCCGGCCGTCTGGAATGACCACCGTGCCGCGTAAACCGTTATGTAAAAGCGAGTAAAGCACTCAAGCGAATTTGATAACTTCATGAACATTGTCATCCTGAAGGCCGCCGCGGCCAGAAGGACCTCGGCAGGCAAATCGAGTCGCGATGCACATGCAGCGAATAGTGTAAGGAGTTCTCGACTCCGCCGAGAATCCAAAAACTACCGGCGGCCTCCGGCCGTCTGAAATGTCCGCCGACCCCGCCGAAATTTCATCAATGTTAGACAACTCCTCCTTTTGTTATTACTTATCTAGCTTAAGATGTTGTTTTTTATATGAATGCATGCCGACCACAACAGTTGCAATATGGGTCAATTTATTTTTATCTTTGAGCACATTCGTTCAACGAAGCACCAGCAGGGAAGTGGCCCCGCGAGCCACCCGAGCTGCCTTCTATTCTAATAATAAGAACTGAGGTTTCGACAGCGCAATCACCTATTGAATTTCAAAGAGAAGCACATTTCGTTTGTTTGAAATGATCTTTAATCCATTTGAAGTCAAAGGAGATTCCATGACTCGAACCCCTGTTGTCTCAAGCAATCTCAAGAGTGTTGGTTATGATACTGCGACACGGACACTTGAGATTCAATTCCTTAGTGGTGGCATCTATCAGTACATCAATGTGCCACCGAATGTTTATTCTGCCTTGATGGCAGCATCATCGCACGGGTCATTCTTTGCGCGAGCGATAAGAAACTCTTATCGCTTTCGAAAAATTAACTAGCAATAGAGGTACAAGCCAAGAGCCCCGGTTAATGGGGCTCTTGGCTTCGGTCGCGGACACACCCAGTAGTCAAACTTTCGCTACTTGTGATCCGAGTGCCTTGAACTTAGTTACACAACTTCGTATAGGAGGTCTGATTGAGTGTATGTGAATGGAGACGAGAAACAAAAGACGGATATCGATATTCTTGCGATCGAAAATCGAGATATGGAAATCTCTGCATATTTCACGGTGAGAAAGAGGACTATCAAGTTGATGAGTTTTGGTACGAGTTGCATGAGTATGTTTGCACTCTAATTGAGCAAGAGAAATCTGGAAATGAGGAAATTTGGAGTTTCGCGGGCTTTAACTTTCCTGGCTATCTATCTGCCAAGTTGCTTGCTGACGAAAATGCTCACTACTTGCCAGAGGTATGGCCATCCTATATCGGCCTTGAACAATTTAAGGCATCTCTTTCATTCGTTTTTGCGCGGTTTCGAGGAGATGTGAATTTTGATTTGGCGTGCTTCGAACGTCGAGTTGATTTCAGCAATGCTATCTTTGAAGGTGGACTTAGCCTAGGCAGAGCGACAATAAATTCAGTACTAGTTTTCGATAATACAACTCACTTTGGAGATATCACTGCCCCAGATATTGAATTTGGTCAAAAAGGGTTGATTTATTTTGCTGAGAATAGCTTCCGAGATTCAAGTTGTATGAATTTTCTAAATTGCAATTTGAGTAGGCTTGCTTTTTCTCGAACTGACTTATCTCGCGCTCAACTTGGTGGCGGTTATTACGAGAAATCGCTCGGTCGCGCTGTCATTGGAAATGAGTATCCTATTCGCCATCGACATGGTCACTGGTTCTTGCGATCAAATGTCAGGTGGGACTATCTTTGGGAAGATTGTGAGGCACTTATTTCACACGCAGAAAAGAACGGTGAGCGACAAAGAGCGTACATCTTAATGCCGTCTTTGTTTGAGTATCAGCGTTTGTCGCCTCCGCTTTACAACTCAATTTCAAAGTTTCTTTGGGGTTCAAAAAGTACATCTGAATTTGAGATGCAAGGACTTTTTCGACCACGATGGGCTTTCATTCCGCGACTAATTTTGCACTTTCTAAAACGATTCTTTTCATTGACAGCCCTTTATAAATGGACTTCAAACTACGGCAGTTCGGTGTTTCTGCCAACGGCTTGGCTTGTTCTCTCAGTGATTCTTTTTGGTGCGTATTACTCAACTATGCTGTTCGACCATGATCATCCCTTCTTAGACGAAGCGGGTCTTGTTGCCTCTTTAAACGTCGTTGCACTCAATCCTAAATGGATAAACGAATTGCTTCGGAATCCGCCGAATGGTACAGCTTTAACAGAAGGTGCACAACTTGCCCTAATGCTAGTTGCCACCTTACAGTTTGTTCTAAGCGCGATACTTGTGACATTGGTTGTGTTTTCTATTAGAAGACGCTTCAAGCACTAGCCCCCTCTCCACCCCGCTCAACCGAGCGAGGCGATTGTTTTCTGGTCTCCCTCCAAATCTGTCTGTAACTTTGGGGGGATTAAGGGGGGCTTCTCGACTCCGCCAGAATCCAAAAACTACCGACGGCCTCCGGCCGTCTGGAACCCCCGCCGGAATCTGTTACAGTTCAATCCTCATATAAGTATCAGACCGCGCATACTCCGACACGAACGGACGCTCTTCAAAGCGAAATCCGAGTTTGCGATAGAGATTCAGCGCGGTGGTCAAACGGGAGTTGCTCTCGAGCCAAACAGCTTTTGCCTGTTTCGATTTCGCCCATTCGAGGCACGTTTGTCCGAGCCGTTTGCCGATCTGTTTGCCTTGCGCACGTTCGGTGACCGCCATCTTTGCCAATTCAAATTCATTGTCAGGCGCGGCAATCATCGCACACGTTCCGACGATCTCGTCTCCCCACACCGCAAAAAAAATCTCCCCGCCGGGCGTGAGAATAAATCCTTCCGGATTGCCGAGCATCTCGCGGTCGTGCGGCTCCACGACGAAATACTTCTGCAACCACTCTTCGTTCAGACGCAGAAATGCCTTTGCGTGCTTCTTGTTCCCGCGCTCGAACGGAATGATGTGGATTTCCGTGTCGAGTTTTTGGCGGCGGATGCGCTCGACCCGTGCCAGCAAGGGCTCCTCTTCATTGGCCGCTTCCAACCGCGAAAGTATGGGCAGCACTTCCGCCGATGCCGACAGGCAAATGTCTTCCACCGCCAGCCGGATCTCCTCCCACACCGGCTCAATTCTCTTGCGCAGGTCGCGCCCCTTGCGTGTCAGGGACAGCGCACGCGTTCTGCGATCACCTTCGTGCACCGAAGACTCGATGAGCCCCTTCTTCTGCATCGCGTTGGCAATCTGCACCACCGCCGGATGGGAATAGTTCAGTTCGCGTGCAATCTCCGAGATAGTTCTCGACTCCCCTTCGCACAGCAGATAATAGACGGGAAACCAGCGCGGCTCAAACTCAATCCCTCTCCTTTCATATAGAGAGGACACGTCCCGCCACATTAGGTCGGTAATCCGCCGCATCCGGCTCCCGATGGCCAGATAGCCGAGAGTAGCTATTAAGTCCTGTGTCATCAGTTTGTCCCGTGTTTAATTACGTAAGCACTTACAAATATAATCTTTCATTTCATTCGTGTCAAGTGAAAGCGGGTTCACTCCTCCACACCTCTGACTGAGCATTATTTAGATATTTGTTTTTATTTAAGTAAAATATCGGAACTAAGGGTTGACTCGAGGGAACTTTGAGCGTATATTTGCGGTATTATTAGCAGTCACTTGGGTTGAGTGCTAACAGCCTGTTTCAATTCAGTTAACCTTCAATAACACCATTTAGGGAGACCTAAGACCATGAAAATCAAGCCGATTGATGAGCGCGTCCTGATTAAGCCGCTCGAGAAGGAAGAAAAGACCGTTGGTGGTATCATCATTCCTGACACCGCGTCCAAGGACCGTCCGCAAATGGGCGAAATCGTGGCCATGGGCGATGACGTGGAAGTCGCCGATCGCAAGCAGAAGAAGATGTCCGAACTCCTGAAGGTCGGTGATACCATCGTGTACGCCCGCTACGGCGGTACCGAAGTCAAACTCGATGACAAGGAGTTCATGCTCATCAGCCGCAGCGATATCCTCGCCGTGGTGGAGAAGTAAGCGCTCGTTCAGCACTTTTGTTTGAATTAATCCGGTAAACAATTCCAAAGGAACAATACAACATGGCAAGCAAACTGATTGACTTCGATGTCGATGCGCGTACCTCGCTCAAGAAGGGCGTGGACATTCTCGCAGACTCAGTGAAAGTGACGCTGGGACCGAAGGGCCGCAACGTCGTGATTGAAAAGAAGTGGGGTGCTCCGACCGTCACCAAGGACGGTGTCACCGTTGCGAAGGAAATTGAGCTCGAAGATGCCGTTCAGAACATGGGCGCGCAGATGGTTCGCGAAGTCGCTTCCAAGACTTCCGATATCGCCGGCGACGGCACCACGACCGCGACCGTTCTCGCGCAGGCCATCATTCACGAAGGTTTGAAGAACGTCACCGCCGGCGCGGATCCGATGAGCCTCAAGCGCGGGATTGACAAAGCCGTCGCCAAGGTCGTTGAAGATCTGAAGAAGAACGGCAAGGCCGTCAGCGGCAAGAAGGACATCGCGGCCGTGGGTACGATTTCGGCCAACAATGACAAGACCATCGGAGACCTGATTGCAGACGCAATGGACAAGGTCGGTAAGGACGGTGTTATCACCGTGGAGGAAGCGAAGTCGATGGAGACCTCGCTGGAAGTCGTGGAGGGTATGCAGTTCGACCGCGGCTATCTGTCGCCCTATTTCGTCACGAATCCCGACGAAATGGAAGCCGAACTCGAGAACCCGTATGTCTTGATTCACGACAAGAAGATTGCCTCGATGAAGGACTTGCTGCCGATTCTGGAGAAGGTCGCGCAGTCCGGCCGCTCGTTCCTGATTATCGCTGAAGACGTCGAAGGCGAAGCGCTCGCGACGCTCGTGGTCAACAAGCTGCGCGGCACGCTGAAGGTTGCAGCCGTTAAGGCTCCCGGTTTTGGCGATCGCCGCAAGGCCATGCTGGAAGACATCGCGATTCTCACGGGCGGCCGTGTGATTTCCGAAGAAGCGGGCTTCAAGCTTGAGAACGCCGTCATGAGCGATCTGGGTACCGCCAAGAAGATCATCATCGACAAGGACAACACGACGATTGTCGAAGGCTCCGGCAAGAGCGATGAGATCAAGGCGCGCATTTCGCAGATCAAGAAGCAGATTGAAGGCACGACTTCGGATTACGACCGTGAAAAGCTGCAAGAGCGTCTGGCCAAGCTGGCCGGCGGTGTTGCAGTGCTGAAGGTTGGCGCGGCGACCGAAGTTGAGATGAAGGAGAAGAAGGCTCGTGTTGAAGATGCGCTGCATGCGACGCGCGCTGCCGTTGAAGAAGGTATTGTCCCCGGCGGCGGTGTGGCACTGCTGCGCGCGCAGAAAGTGCTCGAGAACTTCAAGCTCGAAGGCGATGAGCAGCTTGGTGTGAACATCATTCGTCGTGCGCTCGAAGAGCCGATTCGCATGATTTCGCAGAACGCGGGTCACGAAGGCAGCGTGGTGGTGAACAAGATTCGCGAGAACGGCAAGTACAGCTTCGGTTTCAATGCTGCCAGCGAAAACTTCACCGATCTGCTCGACGACGGCGTGATTGACCCGACCAAGGTTGTGCGCGTCGCACTCGAAAATGCGGCATCGGTTGGCGGTCTCTTGTTGACCACCGATTGCGCGATTCACGAGAAGAAGGAAAAGAATCCTCCTGCTCCGATGCCCGGTGGCGGCGGCATGGGCGGCATGGGCGGAATGGATTACTAGGCCAGCGTCAATTGAAGAGGCGGAGGGGTTTGCCCTCCGCCTTTTTTGCATTTAGAGATTGAACATGTGAATAGTCTTAGTGATCTATAATGAATTGCCGATGTTTCAAAAGAATCTTACGGAAGACACTCAATTTTAGAGGATAGTATGAGTCACAAGGTTTTATCATCAATTCAATACCGAGATCGTGATCTAAATAAGGTCACTATTGAGATTGGTCATGGGAAACAAAACGGTTTCAATAGCGCATTTGATATCCACTTTAACTCGGGAACTGATAATCTCGCGCTGGTACTTTTGGCTGATAAGCTGTTCATCAAGCCTGAGGATGCAATCAATGAAATTGAAAAACTAGCGAAGTGGTTAGTATTGAACGGAACCTATCAAAATTTTACTTATCCGGCCTATGGCAATTATCAAAGCCGAGAGTTAACAAAGGACGTACAGAAAAGTGGATTTCATTACTCTTACATCAACAATTTAGATTCCAAAATTCTAAGCCCGGACTTAAGTAACTTGCAAGTTGAAGAGCGTCTTTTAGCTAGAAAGATTATTCTTTCGATCTTGTATGACTCAAATTCTGAAACAGCTCTCACTTTGAGAGACAAAGCACATTTCTCAAGCGAAACAATTGAGAGAGAACTTATTGCGCTAAACGGTTCAAAATTGATTGGACCACCCTCAATTCCTGGTGGATCATCGGCAGTTGGTACATTTACACTAACTTTTGTTGGTAGCGAGTATTATGAAAAGTCGCTAGTACATAGACGAGGAGTTGTCTTTATTATTGCCGCGTGTAATGCGCCAATTAGAGGCTCTGCGCTTGATCAAGATCATATTACTACACTCTCTAAGTACAAATCAATTGTCGAATCCCTTGGTCTTGAGCCTATTGTTCAAGAGCATGAGGAGCCAAAGAAAAACATATTCGTGGACATTTTCGACTACATTGACACTTGTGAATTTGTGATAGCTGATCTGACATTCCAAAGACCAAACTGCTACATCGAAATCGGCTATGCTCTCGCACGAGCCAAGCCTGTGCTTCTGTACATCGAGAAAAGCTATTTCGAGAATGACATGGGTGGGAAATTGCCGTTTGACATTTCACCCGTTAAAATGCAAGACTACTTGTACAAAGATTTGGCTGATTTGGAAAAGAAATTGCGTGAGCGAATACAGGTAATCAGATCGCGGAAGTCCTAATCTTAATGAACTAGGGGCGAACCAAAAGGTTCGCCCCGCATCATTTTATCCACTACCGTCGGCCTCTGGCCGTCAGGCGCTTTACAGTATTGTGCGCTTCCCCAGCCTGAGGCAGGGAGGTAGGTTTGCAATGTAAATTCAGCTCCCGTGTCAAACCTCTTGACTCTCATTTGAACATATGTTATATTCTCGAAAGTTCACCAAAATTAACGACGAGAGGTTCCAGCGATGAGATTCAAACTATTTGTTTTGGCTATGCTTACAACTTGCTGTGCCATGGCGTTTGCTCAGGAGGGTCAGATGCCTTCCGAAGAGGAAATGATGAAGAAGTGGATGGAGTTCGCCAGCCCCAAGGCCGAACACGAGATGCTGAACAAGATGGCCGGCGAGTGGGACTATAAAATGACCTTTTGGATGGGGCCAAACCAGCCCCCGCAGGAAGCTACAGGAACTTGCGTGGATAAGGTCATCAATGGCGGACGCGCCGTCAGCTCCACCATGAACGGCCAAATGATGGGTATGCCCTATGAAGGCTTTGGTGTGAGTGGTTACGACAACTTCAACAAGGTCTACTGGACAACGTGGACAGACAACATGACCACGGGCATGATGTACATGGAAGGCACCAGCACGGACGGCGGCAAGACCGTTGTTTACAACACGACCATGGATGAGCCGGTGATGGATGTGAAGGATAAGCCGGTGCGCTTTGTTTCGAAGTGGATCAGCGACGACGAGCACGTGCTCGAAAGCTGGGACGAAGTGGGCACACCGCATGAGTTCAAGGCTTTCGAAATTAAGTACACGCGCAAGAAGTAACCAGCGTGAACGCTGGACCCGTTGCCGCTGGCGCGCAGAGTCCGGTCTTCGATGCTGAAACGAATTCAGCGTAATATTTTGTATGGCAGGGACGGCAAGCGTGCCGTCCCTTGCTATCTTATCAACGTAGCAGAAGGACCCGAAAATGACCGAACAGGAAATGATGGAAAACTGGATGCGCAACGCGACTCCTGGGCCGCAGCACGCGAAGCTTGCCAAGGAGTGCGGGGAGTATGTTGTAAGCATGGTCGAGCGCGGTCAGCCCATGACGGGCACGGCGAAAATTGAGATGATTCTCGACGGCCGCGTGCAGATTCAGCATTTTGAAATGGACTATCAGGGCATGCCGTTCAAAGGATTCGGGATGACGGGCTTTGATAATTTCACTCAGCGCTATTGGTTCACGTGGAATGACAATATGTCCACGGGACTCTATTCGTTGTATGGTGTGGAAGAGGACGGTGGCAAGCGCATCGTGTTTCAAGGCAAGATGGACAAGCCGGGCTTGAACATGAAGCAGTGCGACACCAAACATGTTTTTACTTATCTGAGTGACGACGAATTCAAAATGGAAATCTGGGACTTCCCCGGTTCACCGGACGAAAAGAAGACCATGGACATGACCTATCGTCGCAAGTAGATTTCGATAATAGCAATAATAAACCACGGAATGCACACCCATTCCCTGCCGCTCATGCAACAGCGTTTCCACTTGACGTCCCAACACATCAAAAATCTCAAGTCGTATGTCCTGTTCGCGCGTCAGCGCGTACTCAATGGTCACCGATGAGTTGAAGGGATTGGGAAAAGGATACCCGAGCGCAAAAGTGATAGGTACATCCCGTTCATCCGGTGCAGACAGGAATAGCGTGTCTTCCTCCCATGGCTCATATAGAATCAAAGTATCCACGGAATCGCCCAGTCCTTCGGGGTTCGACCATTCATTGAAAGGTCCGCTCGCATGTCCCCAGTAGTTATTCTCGGCATGGCCAGGAGGCAAATCCGCAAAATTTGACACAGCACCATAGCACAAATTTTCGAGAAAGATATTCTCCTTAAACGAGCAGTCACGATTATTGCTCAACTGAACCACGGCGGCGACAAAACTGCCCGAACGAGATCGATTGTCGATGAAATAGTTGCGCTCCACAGTTGTCGTTGGGCTCATTTCTGATGCCGCAATTGCCACAAAATCTGTCCAATCGTTCGAAACAAAGAGATTATTCTTAACAGTGAAAAGGATGTTGCTTCTCAGAACAACAAATGCCTCTGACCGGAATCCGTCAGGAACTGAATTGGCGGCAAACACATTGGATGTTATTGAAACAGTTGTTCCGCCCGGCAAGGTAAATCCGGAGAAGACGTCATGGCTTATCGAGTTAAACTCAAACACACTTCCATGAACGGATATCAACTCGATTGACGGCGAGTTTTGAAAAGTGAAGAGGCTGTTAAAGGAGTTGTTCCTAAAGATGACGTTATTCAGATAGAGTGTGTCGAGATCGTCAAGAATCTCGAAAAACTCCATGGCCAAGTGGAGATTGTTCTGAGAGAACAGACTCGATGCGATATCCATATAGCCACCTGCATTCGCAATCAGTGAAGCTTGGGGATTAACCTGCAACCGTCAATAAGAGTAACACAGGATCTCGTGTAAAGAGCACCGCCGTCAGAAAAATAGCAGCTATCAAAACGGCAATTCCTTATTCGCAGATCCGCTCCATCAATAGAAATGCCGCCGCTGGGCTGTTCGCCGAGAGCGGATCCTCCGTTGAACGTAATGCCGCCCAACCAAACATTCCAGTCACCTTCACAGGAGCCTCCTTCGACGTGTCTTTGGCCTGAGAGGGAGTGCCATACTGTGCTGGAAATTT
This portion of the bacterium genome encodes:
- the groL gene encoding chaperonin GroEL (60 kDa chaperone family; promotes refolding of misfolded polypeptides especially under stressful conditions; forms two stacked rings of heptamers to form a barrel-shaped 14mer; ends can be capped by GroES; misfolded proteins enter the barrel where they are refolded when GroES binds) encodes the protein MASKLIDFDVDARTSLKKGVDILADSVKVTLGPKGRNVVIEKKWGAPTVTKDGVTVAKEIELEDAVQNMGAQMVREVASKTSDIAGDGTTTATVLAQAIIHEGLKNVTAGADPMSLKRGIDKAVAKVVEDLKKNGKAVSGKKDIAAVGTISANNDKTIGDLIADAMDKVGKDGVITVEEAKSMETSLEVVEGMQFDRGYLSPYFVTNPDEMEAELENPYVLIHDKKIASMKDLLPILEKVAQSGRSFLIIAEDVEGEALATLVVNKLRGTLKVAAVKAPGFGDRRKAMLEDIAILTGGRVISEEAGFKLENAVMSDLGTAKKIIIDKDNTTIVEGSGKSDEIKARISQIKKQIEGTTSDYDREKLQERLAKLAGGVAVLKVGAATEVEMKEKKARVEDALHATRAAVEEGIVPGGGVALLRAQKVLENFKLEGDEQLGVNIIRRALEEPIRMISQNAGHEGSVVVNKIRENGKYSFGFNAASENFTDLLDDGVIDPTKVVRVALENAASVGGLLLTTDCAIHEKKEKNPPAPMPGGGGMGGMGGMDY
- a CDS encoding DUF1579 domain-containing protein, coding for MRFKLFVLAMLTTCCAMAFAQEGQMPSEEEMMKKWMEFASPKAEHEMLNKMAGEWDYKMTFWMGPNQPPQEATGTCVDKVINGGRAVSSTMNGQMMGMPYEGFGVSGYDNFNKVYWTTWTDNMTTGMMYMEGTSTDGGKTVVYNTTMDEPVMDVKDKPVRFVSKWISDDEHVLESWDEVGTPHEFKAFEIKYTRKK
- a CDS encoding DUF1579 family protein produces the protein MTEQEMMENWMRNATPGPQHAKLAKECGEYVVSMVERGQPMTGTAKIEMILDGRVQIQHFEMDYQGMPFKGFGMTGFDNFTQRYWFTWNDNMSTGLYSLYGVEEDGGKRIVFQGKMDKPGLNMKQCDTKHVFTYLSDDEFKMEIWDFPGSPDEKKTMDMTYRRK
- a CDS encoding right-handed parallel beta-helix repeat-containing protein — protein: MDIASSLFSQNNLHLAMEFFEILDDLDTLYLNNVIFRNNSFNSLFTFQNSPSIELISVHGSVFEFNSISHDVFSGFTLPGGTTVSITSNVFAANSVPDGFRSEAFVVLRSNILFTVKNNLFVSNDWTDFVAIAASEMSPTTTVERNYFIDNRSRSGSFVAAVVQLSNNRDCSFKENIFLENLCYGAVSNFADLPPGHAENNYWGHASGPFNEWSNPEGLGDSVDTLILYEPWEEDTLFLSAPDERDVPITFALGYPFPNPFNSSVTIEYALTREQDIRLEIFDVLGRQVETLLHERQGMGVHSVVYYCYYRNLLATIGHVHGLLFVR